Proteins from a single region of Campylobacter sp. RM16704:
- a CDS encoding 5-formyltetrahydrofolate cyclo-ligase — translation MTKNNFRIEQKNKLNQKIKYQYKKDFLVFNEIKKILAIYKNCKNILIYIPLKYEINLYKFRHFLAKKYQIFVPFMQDKSLKVVKLRLTLDKKSFGVYEPKDSFLQTQIDIAIIPVIGVDANFRRIGHGYGFYDRFFETISYKKPLVIFTQIIDAKSYQTFSKSHDIKGNFYINPYKKYFRKVKNNDRNISRFNSRFYRCRDWICSRQKD, via the coding sequence TTGACAAAAAACAATTTCAGAATAGAACAAAAAAACAAACTTAATCAAAAAATAAAATATCAATACAAGAAAGATTTTTTGGTTTTTAATGAAATAAAAAAAATATTGGCTATTTATAAAAATTGCAAAAATATTCTCATATATATTCCTCTAAAATATGAAATTAATCTTTACAAATTTAGACATTTTTTAGCGAAAAAATATCAAATTTTTGTTCCATTTATGCAAGATAAAAGTTTAAAGGTAGTAAAATTAAGACTAACTCTTGATAAGAAGAGTTTTGGGGTATATGAACCAAAAGATTCTTTTTTACAAACCCAAATAGATATTGCAATCATCCCTGTTATAGGTGTTGATGCAAATTTTAGAAGAATCGGTCATGGATATGGCTTTTATGATAGGTTTTTTGAAACAATATCTTATAAAAAACCTTTAGTTATTTTTACACAAATAATAGATGCAAAAAGTTATCAAACTTTTAGTAAAAGTCATGACATAAAAGGAAATTTTTATATAAACCCTTATAAAAAATATTTTAGGAAAGTAAAAAACAATGATAGAAATATTAGTCGCTTTAATAGCCGTTTTTACAGGTGCAGGGATTGGATATGTAGTCGCCAAAAAGATTAA
- the rny gene encoding ribonuclease Y, which translates to MIEILVALIAVFTGAGIGYVVAKKINDANFNIFLEQAKAKAKAIEYEAELILKDAKNSVAEAEFAAKKKFEEKVQKLQKEHSIKLEELNKKEQNLNYQEKLYEENRNKFVKEQQSLKALYEENEILKQNYEEKLNNVLKILEHSTGLTQDEAREIILQKVKENSRAEIAHIVRKYEEEARNEAKRKANFILAQATSRFAGEFAAERLINVVNIKNDELKGRIIGKEGRNVKTLEMVLGVDIIIDDTPGAIIVSCFNLYRRAIATKVIELLVEDGRIQPARIEEIHEKVCKDFEDNILEEGQTIVMDLGLNQIHPEIVKLIGKLRYRASYGQNALAHSLEVAHLAGIIAAECGGDEKLARRAGILHDIGKALTHEFEGSHVDLGAELCKRYKEHSTVINAIYAHHGHEEATSVESAAVCTADTLSAARPGARREVLEAFLKRVSELEDIAKNKDGVKKAYAINAGREIRVIVNAKLVNDDESVLLAKEIAEEIQEKVQYPGEIKVNVIRELRAIDFAR; encoded by the coding sequence ATGATAGAAATATTAGTCGCTTTAATAGCCGTTTTTACAGGTGCAGGGATTGGATATGTAGTCGCCAAAAAGATTAATGATGCAAATTTTAATATCTTTTTAGAACAAGCAAAAGCAAAAGCAAAAGCTATAGAATATGAAGCTGAATTGATACTTAAAGATGCAAAAAATTCTGTAGCTGAAGCTGAATTTGCAGCAAAGAAAAAATTTGAAGAAAAGGTTCAAAAGTTACAAAAAGAACACTCTATTAAATTGGAGGAATTGAATAAAAAAGAACAAAATTTAAATTATCAAGAAAAGCTTTATGAAGAAAACAGAAATAAATTTGTAAAAGAACAGCAATCTTTAAAAGCTTTATATGAAGAAAATGAGATTTTAAAACAAAACTACGAAGAAAAACTTAATAATGTTTTAAAAATTCTTGAACATTCAACAGGACTTACACAAGATGAAGCAAGAGAAATTATTTTGCAAAAAGTTAAAGAAAATTCAAGAGCTGAGATTGCTCATATTGTTAGAAAATACGAAGAAGAAGCAAGAAATGAAGCCAAAAGAAAAGCTAATTTTATCCTAGCACAAGCTACTTCAAGATTTGCAGGGGAATTTGCCGCTGAAAGATTAATCAATGTAGTAAATATAAAAAACGATGAATTAAAAGGACGTATTATAGGTAAAGAAGGTAGGAATGTTAAAACCTTGGAAATGGTTTTAGGTGTAGATATTATCATTGATGATACACCCGGAGCAATTATAGTAAGTTGTTTTAATCTTTATAGACGTGCCATTGCTACAAAGGTGATTGAGCTTTTAGTAGAAGATGGCAGAATTCAACCTGCAAGAATAGAAGAAATTCACGAAAAGGTTTGTAAAGATTTTGAAGATAATATTTTAGAAGAAGGACAAACTATAGTAATGGATTTAGGATTGAACCAAATTCATCCTGAAATTGTCAAACTTATAGGAAAGTTAAGATATAGAGCAAGTTATGGACAAAACGCTCTAGCACACTCTTTAGAAGTAGCACATCTTGCAGGTATCATAGCAGCTGAGTGCGGTGGAGATGAAAAATTAGCAAGAAGAGCTGGAATTTTACATGATATAGGCAAAGCATTAACGCATGAATTTGAAGGCTCTCATGTTGATTTAGGTGCTGAACTTTGCAAAAGATATAAGGAACACTCTACGGTAATTAATGCTATTTATGCTCATCACGGTCATGAAGAAGCTACTAGTGTAGAATCAGCTGCAGTTTGCACTGCAGATACACTAAGTGCTGCACGCCCTGGTGCAAGACGCGAAGTGCTTGAAGCCTTCCTAAAAAGAGTAAGTGAACTTGAAGATATAGCTAAAAACAAAGATGGAGTTAAAAAAGCCTATGCAATCAATGCCGGTAGAGAAATTAGAGTAATTGTTAATGCAAAATTAGTCAACGATGATGAATCTGTGCTTTTAGCTAAAGAAATTGCTGAAGAAATTCAAGAAAAAGTGCAGTACCCTGGTGAAATAAAAGTAAATGTCATCAGAGAACTTAGAGCTATTGATTTTGCAAGATAA
- a CDS encoding DedA family protein, translated as MQEMIDNLSTYGYLILFFYSFGGGMVAILAAGVLCASSTKLDLHLCILLAFLANTIGSTLLFVLGKYYKKDIMPYFKNHRRKIALAMMKIKKYGDLLLVVQKFIYGVKTIIPIAAGLCKFSFVRFFIINTLASLTWAVILGYAGFVFGNTLKEAFEVFSSYPYIAPIFIITLIFIIWLYLARFSKKK; from the coding sequence ATGCAAGAAATGATAGATAATCTTAGTACTTATGGTTATTTGATTTTGTTTTTTTATTCTTTTGGTGGAGGTATGGTTGCTATACTAGCTGCTGGAGTACTTTGTGCAAGCTCTACTAAACTTGATTTGCATTTGTGTATACTTTTAGCTTTCTTAGCTAATACTATAGGTTCAACCTTATTATTTGTCTTAGGAAAATATTACAAAAAAGATATAATGCCTTATTTTAAAAATCATAGAAGAAAAATTGCTCTTGCTATGATGAAAATCAAAAAATACGGTGATTTGCTTTTAGTAGTACAAAAATTTATTTATGGAGTAAAAACCATCATTCCTATAGCAGCAGGTCTTTGCAAATTTAGTTTTGTAAGATTTTTCATCATTAATACCTTAGCTAGCTTGACTTGGGCTGTTATTTTGGGTTATGCTGGTTTTGTTTTTGGAAACACGCTAAAAGAAGCTTTTGAAGTGTTTTCTAGCTATCCTTATATAGCACCTATTTTTATAATTACTTTGATTTTTATAATATGGCTTTATTTAGCACGTTTTTCTAAGAAAAAATGA
- the radA gene encoding DNA repair protein RadA — protein MAKKQILFECQACGNQQSKWLGKCPDCGSWDSFIELKQEQIKVLKELNSFSSTPSSAVCINDVIVENFTRISTQDNELDLVLGGGLVVGSLVLIGGSPGIGKSTLLLKIASNLAKSGKKVLYVSGEESKSQIKMRADRLNANCENLFLLTELCLEDILSELSKKDYEILIIDSIQTLYSNKITSAAGSITQVREITFELMRFCKANNISTFIIGHITKDGAIAGPRILEHMVDVVLYFEGDTNKEVRILRGFKNRFGNISEIGIFEMTSKGLISAKDIANRFFTRGKVVSGSALSVVMEGSRALVLEIQALVCESAYPKRSATGYEKNRLDMLIALLERKLEIPLGRYDVFINVSGGVKINETGADLAVVAAIISSFKNRPLSKDSVFIGELSLNGEIKEIFSLDTRLKEAKMQKFKNAIVPVKPMEELSLKCFIAKDLKEVLEWM, from the coding sequence ATGGCTAAAAAACAAATTTTATTTGAATGTCAAGCTTGTGGAAATCAGCAGAGTAAATGGCTTGGAAAATGTCCTGATTGTGGCTCCTGGGATAGTTTTATAGAATTAAAACAAGAACAGATTAAAGTTTTAAAAGAATTAAATTCTTTTTCAAGCACTCCAAGTTCTGCAGTATGTATCAATGATGTTATAGTAGAAAATTTTACTCGTATAAGCACTCAAGATAATGAACTTGATTTGGTTTTGGGTGGTGGGCTTGTAGTTGGATCTTTGGTTTTAATCGGAGGTTCTCCTGGGATTGGTAAATCTACGCTTTTGTTAAAAATTGCTTCAAATTTGGCTAAAAGTGGCAAAAAGGTACTTTATGTAAGCGGAGAAGAGAGTAAATCGCAAATCAAAATGCGTGCAGATCGTCTAAATGCAAATTGTGAGAATTTGTTTTTATTAACTGAGCTTTGTTTAGAAGATATTTTAAGCGAACTTTCTAAAAAAGATTATGAAATTTTAATCATTGATTCTATACAAACTTTATATTCTAATAAAATCACTTCAGCAGCAGGCAGTATAACTCAAGTTAGAGAAATTACTTTTGAACTTATGCGTTTTTGCAAAGCAAATAATATAAGCACTTTTATAATAGGTCATATAACAAAAGATGGAGCTATAGCAGGTCCTAGAATTTTAGAACATATGGTAGATGTGGTGCTTTATTTTGAAGGTGATACTAATAAAGAAGTGAGAATTTTAAGAGGTTTTAAAAATCGCTTTGGAAATATAAGTGAAATTGGAATTTTTGAAATGACTTCAAAGGGTTTAATTAGTGCTAAAGATATAGCTAATAGATTTTTTACAAGAGGAAAAGTAGTTAGTGGAAGTGCTTTAAGTGTAGTAATGGAAGGAAGTAGAGCTTTGGTGCTTGAAATTCAAGCTTTAGTTTGTGAAAGTGCTTATCCTAAAAGAAGTGCCACAGGATATGAAAAAAATCGTTTAGATATGTTAATAGCTTTACTTGAACGCAAGCTTGAAATTCCACTCGGAAGATATGATGTTTTTATAAATGTAAGTGGTGGGGTGAAGATAAATGAAACGGGAGCTGACCTAGCTGTGGTTGCAGCTATAATTTCTAGTTTTAAAAATAGACCTTTAAGTAAAGATAGTGTTTTTATAGGTGAGCTTAGTTTAAATGGTGAGATTAAGGAAATATTTTCACTTGATACGCGTTTAAAAGAAGCAAAAATGCAAAAATTTAAAAATGCTATAGTTCCAGTTAAACCTATGGAAGAACTCAGCTTAAAGTGCTTTATAGCAAAAGATTTAAAAGAAGTTTTGGAGTGGATGTAA
- the ftsY gene encoding signal recognition particle-docking protein FtsY yields MFGFLKNSLKKTLEGIHLVKASNKIVTKELLEEMLLEADVAYEIVEEIIYYLPPNDEIKKTDLEHVMGTYFIYDKPQIANAKPFVDLILGVNGVGKTTSIAKMAHLYKESGEKIILGACDTFRAGAIEQLKLWAQKLEIDIIATSQGHDPSAVAYDTISKGLSKNYDRVILDTAGRLQNQKNLANELEKIVRISDKAMQGAPHRKILVLDGTQGVAGILQAKAFNELIKLDGVVITKLDGTAKGGALFSIARELELPILYVGVGEQLGQIYEFNPNEYVKTLIEEIFA; encoded by the coding sequence ATGTTTGGATTTTTAAAAAATAGTTTAAAGAAAACATTAGAAGGTATTCATTTAGTCAAAGCTTCAAATAAAATTGTTACAAAAGAATTGCTTGAAGAAATGCTTTTAGAAGCTGATGTAGCTTATGAAATAGTTGAAGAAATTATTTATTATCTTCCTCCAAATGATGAGATTAAAAAGACTGATTTAGAGCATGTAATGGGAACTTATTTTATATATGATAAACCACAAATTGCTAATGCAAAGCCTTTTGTTGATTTGATTTTAGGGGTAAATGGGGTTGGTAAAACTACGAGCATTGCTAAAATGGCACATTTGTATAAAGAAAGTGGCGAAAAAATAATACTTGGTGCTTGTGATACTTTTAGAGCAGGTGCTATAGAGCAACTAAAATTATGGGCACAAAAACTTGAAATAGATATTATTGCTACTTCACAAGGTCATGATCCTTCCGCAGTTGCTTATGATACTATTTCTAAAGGTTTATCTAAAAATTACGATAGGGTTATTTTGGATACAGCAGGACGTTTGCAAAATCAAAAAAATCTTGCTAATGAGCTTGAAAAAATAGTTCGTATAAGTGATAAAGCTATGCAAGGAGCTCCTCATAGAAAAATTCTTGTTCTTGATGGTACTCAGGGAGTAGCAGGAATTTTGCAAGCAAAAGCCTTTAATGAGCTTATAAAGCTAGATGGAGTGGTTATTACAAAGCTTGATGGAACTGCAAAAGGTGGAGCTTTATTTAGCATAGCAAGAGAATTGGAACTTCCTATTTTATATGTAGGAGTGGGTGAACAATTAGGTCAAATTTATGAATTTAATCCTAATGAATATGTTAAGACTTTAATTGAAGAGATTTTTGCATAA
- a CDS encoding TlpA family protein disulfide reductase gives MKLKIILIIMPIFFLFSCSNDKENSTTENLNSSSLSQSSNVNLTLKFIDGRKIFIKSSEQGFNFDDNSKAKLFVFFTTWCIPCKVEIPHLNNLQMKYQDRFEVIALFLEENKDQEIINFIQENKMNFPVALGENNFVFSKILSISAIPTMVLFNTRGEKIKEYLGLIPEEMLDIDIQKVIM, from the coding sequence TTGAAACTTAAAATTATATTAATAATTATGCCAATATTTTTTTTATTTTCGTGTTCAAATGATAAGGAAAATTCAACTACTGAAAATTTAAATAGCTCGAGCTTATCTCAAAGTAGTAATGTTAATTTGACTTTAAAATTTATTGATGGTAGAAAAATATTTATTAAAAGTAGTGAACAAGGCTTTAATTTTGATGATAATTCTAAGGCTAAATTGTTTGTATTTTTTACTACATGGTGTATTCCATGTAAAGTAGAAATTCCACATTTAAATAATTTACAAATGAAATATCAAGATAGGTTTGAAGTGATAGCACTTTTTTTAGAGGAAAATAAAGATCAAGAAATCATTAATTTTATACAAGAAAACAAAATGAACTTTCCAGTAGCTTTAGGAGAAAATAATTTTGTTTTTTCTAAAATTTTAAGTATCAGTGCTATTCCTACTATGGTATTATTTAATACTAGAGGGGAAAAAATAAAAGAGTATTTGGGATTAATACCTGAAGAAATGCTGGATATTGATATACAAAAAGTGATAATGTGA